In one window of Candidatus Effluviviaceae Genus V sp. DNA:
- the fabH gene encoding beta-ketoacyl-ACP synthase III, whose translation MAESKRTARIAGMGMYAPPKVMTNEDFAQIVDTSDEWITQMTGIKERHIAEDDVTTSDMAAEAARNALENAGVEPEQVEMIILGTATPDMLFPSTACLVQAKIGAVNAFAYDMAAGCSGFIYGLSIARQFIEAGTVEKVLVIGAENLTKFMDMSDRNTCVLFGDGAGAAVVVPTCEPDGIVHQVLGSDGRLGGLLECPAGGARMPASRETVDERQHYIKMQGRKVYVNAVKAMGDSVVRVIEEAGITGDDVDILFPHQANIRIIQSVAERAGTPIEKVYVNIHKYGNTSAASIPIAMTEAIEEGRLKNGMTVAMVAFGAGFTWGSLLMRY comes from the coding sequence ATGGCTGAGTCGAAGAGAACGGCCCGCATCGCCGGAATGGGGATGTATGCGCCGCCGAAGGTGATGACGAACGAAGACTTCGCTCAAATCGTCGACACCTCGGACGAGTGGATCACGCAGATGACGGGCATCAAGGAGCGGCACATCGCCGAGGACGACGTCACGACGTCCGACATGGCCGCGGAGGCCGCCCGGAACGCCCTTGAGAACGCGGGCGTCGAGCCCGAGCAGGTCGAGATGATCATCCTCGGAACGGCGACCCCCGACATGCTGTTCCCGTCGACGGCCTGCCTCGTACAGGCGAAGATCGGTGCCGTGAACGCGTTCGCGTACGACATGGCTGCAGGCTGCTCGGGCTTCATCTACGGGCTCTCGATCGCCCGGCAGTTCATCGAGGCCGGGACCGTGGAGAAGGTCCTCGTCATAGGTGCCGAGAACCTGACGAAGTTCATGGACATGAGCGACCGGAACACGTGCGTGCTCTTCGGTGACGGCGCGGGCGCCGCCGTCGTCGTCCCGACGTGCGAGCCCGACGGCATCGTGCATCAGGTGCTGGGGTCCGACGGCCGACTCGGCGGCCTCCTCGAGTGTCCGGCGGGCGGCGCGCGGATGCCGGCTTCGCGCGAGACGGTCGACGAGAGGCAGCACTACATCAAAATGCAGGGACGCAAGGTGTACGTCAACGCGGTCAAGGCGATGGGCGACTCGGTCGTCCGCGTGATCGAGGAGGCGGGGATCACGGGAGACGACGTCGACATCCTCTTCCCGCACCAGGCGAACATCAGGATCATCCAGAGCGTGGCCGAGCGGGCCGGCACGCCGATAGAGAAGGTCTACGTCAACATTCATAAGTACGGCAACACGTCGGCGGCATCCATCCCGATCGCGATGACGGAGGCGATCGAGGAGGGGCGTCTCAAGAACGGCATGACCGTCGCGATGGTGGCCTTCGGAGCGGGCTTCACCTGGGGCTCGCTCCTCATGAGGTACTAG
- the plsX gene encoding phosphate acyltransferase PlsX → MGGDNAPAVEIEGALSAMREAEGPLEVVLVGRRDEIERAHRDSGSDEPLPEIVQADEVIGMHEQPATAVRRKRRSSIVVATELQKRGEVDGLVSAGNTGAVVASSLLGLGMLPNVRRPGIAGLFPTTGDPTVVVDVGASIDSKPQDLLAFGMMGAAYARNVLGRGNPRVGLMNIGEEETKGGEREQAAYALLASSSLEFVGNVEGGSLFRGAADVVVTDGFVGNVMLKLAEGVIHVVLKLLSDSGDGEQLRQRLKDLDYAEYGGAPLLGVDGVVIIAHGGSSAKAIKNAVMVASRFVETDLCGRIVARLKEVVEQHG, encoded by the coding sequence ATGGGGGGAGATAACGCCCCGGCCGTCGAGATCGAGGGAGCGCTGTCGGCGATGCGGGAGGCGGAAGGTCCGCTCGAGGTCGTGCTGGTCGGGCGGAGGGACGAGATAGAGCGCGCCCATCGCGACTCCGGTTCCGACGAGCCCCTGCCGGAGATCGTGCAGGCCGACGAGGTGATCGGCATGCACGAGCAGCCCGCGACGGCGGTCCGCCGGAAGCGGCGTTCCTCGATCGTCGTCGCCACGGAACTCCAGAAGCGGGGCGAGGTCGACGGGCTCGTCAGCGCCGGCAACACGGGCGCCGTCGTCGCCTCGTCGCTTCTCGGACTCGGAATGCTGCCGAACGTCCGGCGCCCCGGCATCGCCGGCCTCTTCCCGACGACGGGCGACCCCACGGTCGTCGTCGACGTCGGGGCCAGCATTGACTCCAAACCTCAGGATCTTCTGGCGTTCGGCATGATGGGCGCGGCGTACGCGCGCAACGTGCTCGGGCGCGGCAACCCCCGCGTGGGTCTCATGAACATCGGTGAGGAGGAGACGAAGGGCGGCGAGCGCGAGCAGGCCGCCTACGCTCTGCTTGCATCGAGTTCGCTGGAGTTCGTCGGGAACGTCGAGGGCGGGTCGCTCTTCAGGGGCGCCGCCGACGTGGTCGTGACCGACGGCTTCGTGGGGAACGTCATGCTCAAGCTCGCCGAGGGGGTCATCCACGTGGTCCTGAAGCTCCTGAGCGACTCGGGGGACGGAGAGCAGCTCCGGCAGCGTCTGAAGGACCTCGATTACGCTGAGTACGGTGGTGCCCCGCTCCTGGGCGTTGACGGGGTCGTTATCATCGCGCACGGCGGCTCGTCCGCAAAGGCGATCAAGAACGCCGTCATGGTCGCGTCACGCTTCGTCGAGACCGACCTCTGCGGGCGCATCGTCGCGCGCCTCAAGGAAGTGGTGGAGCAGCATGGCTGA
- the rpmF gene encoding 50S ribosomal protein L32 has translation MAVPKRKSSKARGRKRRTHWKAKKPSLSVCPSCGEPKLPHRVCPHCGMYNGREIIEEPKEQE, from the coding sequence ATGGCGGTTCCCAAGAGGAAGAGCTCCAAGGCGCGGGGCCGGAAGCGGCGCACGCACTGGAAGGCGAAGAAGCCCTCCCTGTCGGTGTGTCCTTCGTGCGGCGAGCCCAAGCTGCCGCACCGGGTGTGCCCGCACTGCGGCATGTACAACGGCCGAGAGATCATAGAAGAGCCCAAGGAACAGGAGTAG